The Corynebacterium minutissimum genome includes the window CTTCCAAGCCTTTGGCCTGTTGGAGTGTCGCAGCGCACCCGATGACGGCGATGATCGTGAGCATGACCGACACCGGTGGTTCACCTGGAGCAAGCCCGAAAACAAAGACCATCAGCAACAGGCCGATACCCGAGATGAGACCAAGGCCAATGCCGCCGTATCGGGTGCCTAAGAGCAGTGCTCCCAAGATGATGATGACTTGGAGAATGATTGCCAGAACTGAATCTGGTGCAATGACGCTCGCTAACATGCCACGCCCTTCAGATAAAGATTGAATAATGCACTGGCTTCACCATATCCGTATCCAAACGTGCGGACATAAACGGAAATGGGAGCGAATTATCACACTCACTGGAGTGCTCAATTCGCCCCGTTCTCGTGTATAATCCCAGCGTAACGGGCATACTGTTAAGTTCGAGGCCCACACCAGAACCTCACCCCATGCGGGGAGCCCACGCCAATTTCGGGCGACTAGCGGCGTTGACGACGCTCGCGCACGCGCACCGCAATGCGCACCGGAGAACCATGAAAACCAAAGCGTTCGCGGAACTTACGCTCCAGGTAGCGGCGGTAGCCAGCATCGAGGAAGCCGGTGGTAAACAGCACGATCGTGGGCGGCTGGGTTGATGCCTGGGTGGCAAACAGCACGCGCGGGAGGCGGTTGTTGTTCATCGGCGGCGGATTGGCAGCAATCGCCTCGCGCATCCAGTTATTGAGCTGGCCCGTGGAAACGCGCTGGTCCCAGCTGTCCAGTGCCTCAATCATCGCCGGTTCCAGCTTCTGCAGGGCGCGGCCAGTCTCTGCAGAGATATTGACGCGAGTGACCCACGGTAGGTGGCGCAGGTTCTCATCAATTTCGCGGTCCAAGTAGTAACGACGATCCTCATCAACCAGATCCCACTTGTTGAAGGCGATGACGAGGGCCTTACCGGCCTCCAGAATCATGTTAAGGACGCGCTGGTCCTGCTCGGAGACTTCCTGGGAGGCGTCGATAAGCATGATGCATACCTCAGCCGCATCGATGACGCCACGGGTGCGCAGGGAGGCATAGTACTCGTGGCCTTGAACGTTTTTGACCTTCTTGCGCAGTCCTGCAGTGTCGATGAACTTCCACAGACGCTCATCTAACTGCACGAGCGAATCCACCGGGTCCACGGTGGTGCCGGCGGCGTTGTCGACAACGGAACGCTCCTCCGAGGTCAGCTTGTTAAGAAGCGAGGACTTGCCCACGTTAGGTTTACCCACAAGTGCGACGCGGCGCGGACCAGAGGTAATTGAGGAGTTACGTGGCTCCTCCGGGAACAGACGCAGGATCTCATCAAGGACGTCGGCGCCGCCGCGGCCGTGCTGTGCAGAAACCGGCCACGGATCGCCTAAGCCCAGTGCGTAGAATTCCGCCATGTCGGCATACATCGTCTCCGAATCGAATTTATTCGATACGAGGATGACCGGCACTTCGGATTTCTGCAGCTTACGGGCCATAACCGCGTCCGTCTCGGTGATGCCGACCTTGGTGTCGACGACGAAGACGATCACGTCGGCAGTGGCCATGGCCTGCTCTGCCTGGCGCGCAATGGCGGCATGAATGCCCTTGACGTTGGGGTCCCAACCGCCTGTGTCTTGGACGAAGAAGCGCTGGCCATTCCAATCCGCCACGTAGGAGACGCGATCACGGGTGACACCAGGGTGGTCCTCCACCACTGCTTCTCGACGCCCCAAAAAGCGGTTCACCAGAGAAGACTTACCCACATTCGGGCGTCCCACGACAGCTACCGTGCAGAGGTTCTCCTCCGTATGGCCATCATCGACGCCAAATTCGGAGGACAGAGCTGCCCACTCTTCTTCGCTCAGCGGGGCTTCGCTGTCAGCTTCATCCTCGTCATCACCGAAATCGGCTTCACCGAATTCGGAGTCGTCGAACTCAGACTCATCGAATTCATAGTCAAACTCGTCTGAGTCGAAATCATCCGGAGCCCAACCGCCATGCGGATCGCGCACGACTTCTTCCTCCAGCTTGCCCACCGGGTAATGGAACTCCGTCTCGAACTCCTCGGGCTCGCGGTCTGGGGCCTGATTCGGGTTCTGCGGTTCGTTAGTCATGGGAGGCCTCCTTCAAGGCTGACTTTTCAACAACAGCCACGAGGGCATCAAGCACTTCTTCGCGGGACATGTCGGAAGTATCGACGAGAACAGCATCCTCAGCTGGACGCAACGGTGAGGTCGCGCGGGAAGAATCCGCGGCGTCGCGCCGTTCAACGGCGGCAAGCACGGAGTCAAAGTCGGACTCAATTCCAGCTGCAAGATTCTGGTCATGGCGGCGCTGTGCGCGCACCTCGGCCGATGCCGTCATAAACGCCTTGGCCGGTGCGTCCGCAAGCACCACAGTGCCGATATCGCGGCCCTCCACGATAGCGCGGTGAGCCTTAGCTGCCAGGCTGCGCTGCAGTTCAACGAGGTTCTGGCGTACCTCCGGAATGGCAGAAACGGCGGAGACGTTTCGAGTGACCTCGTCCTCACGGATGACTCGGGAAACGTCCTCACCATCAAAGATGACCTGGGTGGAATCCGGATCATCCGAGACGTCCAAAGGAAGGTTGGTAGTGGCGTTAATAACCGCTGCAGTATCTGCAGGATCCACGCCTGCGCGCAACACGGCGAGGGTCGCTACGCGGTACATGGCACCGGTATCGACGTATTTGGCGTCTAGGCGCTTGGCCAGCGCGCGGCAGGTCGTGGACTTGCCCGTGCCGGAGGGGCCATCGACGGCCACGATGAGACCCTGGTTTGGCATGTTTGAAATCATTACATCCCCACCGCCTTGTACAAGCTGGTCAATTCGTTCGAGTTCAGAGCACGCAGGGAGCCCGGCTTCATATCGCCAAGCTGCACCGTGTGGAGCTTGGTGCGTACGAGGCGCTGGACTGGGTAGCCAGCTTCCTTCAGCATGCGGCGCACGATGTGTTTGCGGCCCTCGTGCAGTTCGACGCGAACGAGGGAGTAGCCCTGATTTTTATCCACGATTTGCACATAGTC containing:
- the der gene encoding ribosome biogenesis GTPase Der — its product is MTNEPQNPNQAPDREPEEFETEFHYPVGKLEEEVVRDPHGGWAPDDFDSDEFDYEFDESEFDDSEFGEADFGDDEDEADSEAPLSEEEWAALSSEFGVDDGHTEENLCTVAVVGRPNVGKSSLVNRFLGRREAVVEDHPGVTRDRVSYVADWNGQRFFVQDTGGWDPNVKGIHAAIARQAEQAMATADVIVFVVDTKVGITETDAVMARKLQKSEVPVILVSNKFDSETMYADMAEFYALGLGDPWPVSAQHGRGGADVLDEILRLFPEEPRNSSITSGPRRVALVGKPNVGKSSLLNKLTSEERSVVDNAAGTTVDPVDSLVQLDERLWKFIDTAGLRKKVKNVQGHEYYASLRTRGVIDAAEVCIMLIDASQEVSEQDQRVLNMILEAGKALVIAFNKWDLVDEDRRYYLDREIDENLRHLPWVTRVNISAETGRALQKLEPAMIEALDSWDQRVSTGQLNNWMREAIAANPPPMNNNRLPRVLFATQASTQPPTIVLFTTGFLDAGYRRYLERKFRERFGFHGSPVRIAVRVRERRQRR
- the cmk gene encoding (d)CMP kinase — encoded protein: MISNMPNQGLIVAVDGPSGTGKSTTCRALAKRLDAKYVDTGAMYRVATLAVLRAGVDPADTAAVINATTNLPLDVSDDPDSTQVIFDGEDVSRVIREDEVTRNVSAVSAIPEVRQNLVELQRSLAAKAHRAIVEGRDIGTVVLADAPAKAFMTASAEVRAQRRHDQNLAAGIESDFDSVLAAVERRDAADSSRATSPLRPAEDAVLVDTSDMSREEVLDALVAVVEKSALKEASHD